Proteins encoded within one genomic window of Alteribacter populi:
- the tsaD gene encoding tRNA (adenosine(37)-N6)-threonylcarbamoyltransferase complex transferase subunit TsaD, giving the protein MSTSDETIILGIETSCDETSASVVKGGVDILSNVVSSQIESHKRFGGVVPEIASRHHVEQVTYIIEQALAEAKVTIDDLDAIAVTEGPGLVGALLVGVNAAKGLAFAKNLPLIGVHHIAGHIYANHLIEELTFPLLSLVVSGGHTELVYMKEHGCYEVIGETRDDAVGEAYDKVARTLGLPYPGGPHMDRLAHEGQATIDLPRAWLESDSYDFSFSGLKSAVINTMHNAKQRGEELAVENVAASFQESVIDVLVTKTLRAAKERNVDRLVLAGGVAANKGLRERLKQVCKENELTLTIPPLSLCTDNAAMIAAAGTMMFNKGKLADDRLNGQPGLELERQ; this is encoded by the coding sequence ATGAGTACAAGTGACGAAACGATAATTTTAGGAATTGAAACGAGTTGTGATGAAACATCGGCATCGGTCGTAAAAGGCGGTGTCGACATATTAAGTAATGTTGTTTCCTCGCAAATTGAAAGCCATAAACGGTTTGGTGGTGTCGTACCTGAAATTGCTTCTCGGCATCATGTGGAACAAGTAACGTATATTATTGAACAAGCTTTGGCAGAAGCGAAAGTCACAATAGATGATCTAGATGCGATTGCGGTTACTGAAGGTCCAGGACTTGTCGGTGCCCTTCTTGTTGGCGTGAATGCTGCGAAAGGATTAGCTTTTGCCAAAAATTTGCCCCTCATCGGTGTTCATCACATTGCAGGGCACATTTACGCAAATCATCTCATCGAAGAACTCACGTTTCCACTGCTCTCGCTAGTCGTTTCAGGTGGGCATACAGAGCTTGTTTACATGAAAGAGCACGGCTGCTATGAAGTGATTGGTGAAACAAGAGACGATGCGGTTGGAGAAGCTTACGATAAAGTAGCACGTACGTTAGGGCTCCCTTATCCGGGTGGACCTCATATGGATCGTCTCGCACATGAAGGTCAAGCAACCATTGACTTGCCCCGAGCCTGGCTTGAAAGTGATTCGTATGACTTTAGTTTCAGCGGATTAAAGTCAGCGGTCATCAATACAATGCATAATGCTAAACAGCGCGGAGAAGAGTTGGCTGTAGAAAATGTGGCAGCTAGCTTTCAAGAGAGTGTCATTGATGTACTTGTAACGAAAACGCTGCGGGCTGCCAAGGAACGAAACGTCGACCGCCTTGTTTTAGCAGGTGGTGTAGCTGCGAACAAAGGATTGCGAGAGCGGCTCAAACAAGTGTGTAAAGAAAATGAATTAACGCTGACGATCCCGCCATTAAGTCTTTGTACAGACAATGCAGCGATGATTGCCGCCGCTGGTACGATGATGTTTAACAAAGGAAAATTAGCAGACGATCGTTTAAACGGGCAACCTGGGTTAGAATTAGAACGGCAATAA